In the Hordeum vulgare subsp. vulgare chromosome 7H, MorexV3_pseudomolecules_assembly, whole genome shotgun sequence genome, one interval contains:
- the LOC123408159 gene encoding uncharacterized membrane protein At4g09580-like, with translation MCTGSVQLLVLRADDGKFSPQFLTIKLFPCSGHLENYTSDYTVQVLIGYCAVYIFMQTFMIPGTIFMSLLVGALFGQLRGVALVVFAASAGASSCYFLSKLIGKPLVFVLWPDKLTFFQKQVAKRREKLLNYMLFLRVTPTLPNTFINLASPIVDVPFHTFLLATLIGLIPAAYVTVRAGIALGELTSLSDLYDTQSVALLFLIGVVSS, from the exons ATGTGCACTGGGAGTGTCCAATTGCTTGTGCTACGTGCTGATGATGGAAAGTTTTCCCCTCAATTTCTAACCATCAAACTGTTTCCTTGCAGTGGCCATCTTGAGAACTATACCAGTGACTACACCGTACAGGTGTTGATAGGTTACTGTGCTGTGTACATTTTCATGCAGACCTTCATGATCCCAGGAACAATATTCATGTCATTGCTTGTTGGTGCTCTATTCGGGCAACTCCGGGGCGTGGCTCTGGTTGTCTTTGCTGCCTCCGCTGGTGCTTCTTCATGCTATTTCCTGTCGAAACTGATTGGAAAACCGCTGGTGTTCGTGCTGTGGCCAGACAAACTCACGTTTTTCCAGAAGCAG gttgccaaaagaagagaaaagctgttGAATTACATGCTTTTCCTGAGGGTCACCCCAACATTGCCAAATACCTTCATCAACTTAGCATCTCCCATTGTTGATGTGCCCTTCCATACCTTCTTATTGGCAACTCTTATCGGTCTCATCCCAGCAGCCTACGTGACCGTGAGG GCTGGGATTGCTCTGGGAGAGCTAACATCGCTCAGCGACCTGTACGACACCCAGTCAGTAGCTCTGCTGTTCTTGATCGGCGTCGTCTCATCGTAA